The Algoriphagus sp. TR-M9 genome has a window encoding:
- a CDS encoding DUF6503 family protein gives MPKIYALLITLCLVSLVFSCQQNSEKPLPELSPEFEAVLDAHGEWEKWYRAKAESYAMIHEGVMTEEDAFINLDSRKIRLSNTEFEMGFDGEQTWISPNREAYKGRSLRFYHNLYFYFFNIPYIFTDPGVTVSKSDPKTINGKEYPTFSVSFDKEKGASPDDQYFLLINPETNRLEYLLYTVTFFGAENPPFSALKYEDYRNADGVYFPRILTGYAYENDSLKNIKYQVTFADALLLEEEFDEEIFEKPETGVYGD, from the coding sequence ATCTACGCTTTACTTATTACCCTTTGCCTGGTTTCACTTGTATTTTCCTGTCAGCAAAACTCGGAAAAACCACTTCCTGAGCTCTCTCCAGAGTTTGAAGCAGTGCTGGATGCACATGGTGAGTGGGAAAAATGGTATCGGGCCAAAGCAGAAAGCTATGCCATGATCCATGAGGGAGTTATGACGGAGGAAGATGCATTTATCAACCTGGACAGCCGTAAAATCAGGTTATCAAACACAGAGTTTGAAATGGGATTTGATGGTGAGCAAACTTGGATCAGCCCAAACAGGGAAGCCTATAAAGGAAGATCACTGCGCTTCTACCACAATCTGTATTTCTATTTTTTTAATATCCCCTACATCTTTACAGATCCAGGGGTGACTGTTTCAAAATCCGACCCAAAAACAATCAATGGCAAGGAATACCCCACCTTCAGCGTGAGTTTTGATAAGGAAAAAGGAGCTAGTCCGGATGATCAATACTTCCTATTGATCAACCCTGAGACAAACAGACTGGAGTACTTACTATACACCGTCACCTTTTTCGGGGCTGAAAACCCTCCTTTTAGCGCCTTGAAATATGAGGACTACAGAAACGCTGACGGCGTGTATTTTCCGCGCATTCTTACCGGGTATGCGTATGAGAATGATTCTTTGAAAAACATCAAATACCAAGTCACTTTTGCAGACGCCTTACTATTGGAAGAGGAGTTTGATGAGGAGATTTTCGAAAAGCCAGAGACTGGAGTGTATGGTGACTAA
- a CDS encoding alpha-E domain-containing protein: protein MLSRVANSIYWLGRYLERAENYARFIDVNFNLMQDLPGDLKEQWLPLIATTGDLELYKSKYQGFERQNVLFFLVFDAENPNSMISSIKFARENARIIRENLSKETWEKSNELHYMMQHGLEKKVWKKEDPRPFFEKVKNQILLIYGIADSSVARVEGWYFRQLGQYLERADKTSRVLDVKYHILLPSDQEVGTPLDFLHWMALLKSVTAFNTYRRVYGNIDPACVVEFLVLNKYFPRSIYFCIKKAEHCLHNISGNLGGGYMNSAEKAIGELRSRLEFSEVGELIGYGLHEYLDNLQVKINQISDLVDTTFFTIRDNQVQQSQSQS, encoded by the coding sequence ATGCTTAGTAGAGTTGCGAATAGTATTTATTGGTTGGGGAGATATCTGGAAAGAGCGGAAAACTATGCCCGTTTTATCGATGTGAACTTTAACCTCATGCAGGATTTGCCAGGTGATCTAAAGGAACAATGGCTACCGCTCATTGCCACCACCGGAGATTTGGAACTTTACAAGTCAAAGTACCAAGGGTTTGAAAGGCAAAATGTGCTTTTTTTCTTGGTGTTTGATGCCGAAAATCCCAATTCAATGATTTCTTCTATCAAGTTTGCCAGGGAAAATGCCAGGATTATCCGTGAAAATCTAAGTAAAGAAACCTGGGAAAAATCCAATGAACTCCATTATATGATGCAGCATGGACTGGAGAAAAAAGTGTGGAAAAAAGAAGATCCCAGGCCATTTTTTGAGAAGGTCAAAAATCAGATTTTATTAATCTATGGAATAGCAGATAGCAGTGTGGCTAGAGTGGAAGGCTGGTATTTCAGGCAGCTTGGGCAGTATCTAGAGCGGGCAGATAAAACCTCTAGAGTCTTGGATGTGAAGTATCATATTTTGTTGCCTTCTGATCAGGAGGTAGGTACACCTCTGGATTTCTTGCACTGGATGGCACTTCTTAAATCTGTGACTGCATTCAATACCTACAGGAGAGTGTACGGAAATATCGATCCTGCTTGTGTGGTGGAGTTTTTGGTGCTGAATAAATATTTCCCCAGGTCAATTTATTTCTGTATCAAGAAAGCAGAACACTGTCTTCACAACATCTCTGGTAACTTGGGTGGCGGCTACATGAATTCTGCTGAAAAGGCCATAGGAGAATTGCGTTCCAGGCTGGAATTTTCCGAAGTGGGGGAATTGATAGGATATGGGCTACATGAGTACTTGGACAATCTTCAGGTCAAGATCAATCAGATCTCTGATTTGGTAGATACCACCTTTTTCACCATTCGGGACAATCAGGTGCAGCAATCTCAGTCTCAATCTTAG
- a CDS encoding circularly permuted type 2 ATP-grasp protein — translation MNIDHYKTGGHFDEMVSPEGEIRSHYEEFYKHLKKTSSRKMNHLQFSANQTQRSMGMTFNVYHDNQGLEKILHLDIIPRIIPNSEWEILESGLKQRTKAINYFLQDIYNEQQVLKDGIVPSDLIVKSRDFLEPCIGLTPPKGIWCHITGTDLVKNVDGQYYVLEDNLRCPSGVSYMLESREIIKRVYPDIFNQKGVKPVSDYPAKLLSMLQNLSDKPKPVVGVLTPGIYNSAYYEHSYLALQMGVELVNGVDLIVENNKVYMQTTKGLEQIDVLYRRIDDTFLDPLTFNPESMLGVPGIFEAYKAGNIALANAPGTGVADDKAVYAYVPKIIEYYLNEQPILNNVPTYLCREEEDRAYVLEHISELVVKETNAAGGYGMLIGPKSTAEEHEKFRNLIRNNPKNYIAQPTLSLSTVPTLADNTISGRHVDLRPYILYGKDIEVIPGALTRVALKEGSLVVNSSQGGGSKDTWVLY, via the coding sequence ATGAATATCGATCATTATAAAACAGGAGGACACTTTGACGAAATGGTGTCACCTGAGGGGGAGATTAGAAGCCATTATGAGGAGTTTTACAAGCATTTGAAGAAAACCAGCAGCAGGAAAATGAATCACCTGCAGTTTTCGGCCAATCAGACGCAACGCTCCATGGGCATGACCTTCAATGTGTACCATGACAACCAAGGCCTAGAGAAAATCCTACATTTGGATATTATACCTAGAATTATCCCCAATTCTGAATGGGAAATATTGGAGTCCGGGTTGAAGCAGCGGACCAAGGCCATCAATTATTTTTTACAGGATATCTACAATGAGCAGCAGGTGCTCAAAGACGGTATAGTCCCCTCAGATTTGATTGTGAAAAGCAGGGATTTTCTTGAGCCCTGTATAGGATTGACCCCTCCCAAAGGGATCTGGTGCCATATCACAGGTACAGATCTGGTCAAAAATGTAGATGGGCAATATTACGTGCTGGAAGATAATCTGCGCTGCCCTTCCGGAGTGTCTTATATGCTGGAAAGCAGGGAGATCATTAAGCGGGTGTATCCTGATATTTTTAACCAAAAAGGTGTGAAGCCTGTCTCTGATTATCCGGCTAAGCTTCTAAGCATGCTTCAGAATCTCTCCGACAAGCCCAAGCCGGTAGTGGGTGTGCTCACTCCCGGGATTTACAATTCTGCCTATTATGAACATTCTTATTTGGCTCTGCAGATGGGAGTTGAGCTGGTGAATGGAGTGGATCTTATCGTGGAGAACAATAAAGTTTACATGCAGACAACTAAAGGTCTAGAGCAGATTGACGTGCTCTACCGTAGGATAGATGATACCTTTTTGGATCCGCTTACTTTCAATCCTGAATCCATGCTAGGAGTACCGGGGATTTTTGAGGCTTATAAAGCAGGCAATATAGCCTTAGCAAATGCTCCTGGTACTGGTGTGGCAGATGATAAGGCTGTGTATGCGTACGTGCCGAAAATCATAGAATATTATCTGAACGAGCAACCTATTTTGAACAATGTGCCCACATATCTCTGTAGGGAAGAAGAGGATAGAGCCTATGTGTTGGAGCATATTTCCGAGCTAGTGGTGAAGGAGACCAATGCCGCCGGGGGCTATGGGATGCTTATCGGCCCAAAATCCACTGCCGAAGAACATGAGAAATTCAGAAACCTGATTAGAAATAACCCCAAAAATTACATTGCGCAGCCTACACTCTCACTCTCCACGGTACCTACTCTGGCGGATAACACCATCTCAGGTAGGCATGTAGATCTTCGTCCGTACATCCTTTATGGCAAAGATATAGAAGTGATACCTGGCGCGCTTACCAGGGTAGCTTTGAAGGAAGGGTCCTTGGTGGTGAACAGCTCTCAGGGAGGCGGAAGTAAAGATACTTGGGTATTGTATTAA
- a CDS encoding YitT family protein: MVKRILNIQDNALIKRITLYRQFKDAMFIAIGVVMASIGLKGFLLPNGFFDGGAMGMSLLLEMLTPVNLSILIILVNLPFILLGAKQVSVPFAIKSTLAIFGLALLVHYIEVPAITADKLLIAVFGGFFLGSGIGFAIRGGAVIDGTEVLAISVSRKSSLTVGDFITVFNVCLFIVAAIFVDLETAMYSMLTYFSASKTVDFIINGVEEYLGVMIMSPQNEDIKQMISYDLGRGVTVLKSDGGYGDKANQLPDRKVLFCVITRLEVTKMLVEIEKIDPKAFVIQYPIKDTKGGMIKKRPLH; encoded by the coding sequence ATGGTTAAGAGAATATTGAACATCCAAGACAATGCATTGATTAAGCGAATTACACTGTACCGACAGTTTAAAGACGCCATGTTTATAGCTATTGGTGTAGTGATGGCGAGTATTGGACTGAAAGGATTTCTTTTGCCAAATGGCTTTTTCGACGGAGGCGCGATGGGGATGTCACTTTTGCTCGAAATGCTCACTCCGGTGAACCTTTCAATTCTGATTATCCTGGTCAACTTGCCCTTTATTTTACTTGGGGCAAAGCAGGTTTCCGTACCTTTTGCCATCAAAAGCACCCTGGCCATCTTTGGCCTAGCCTTACTAGTTCATTACATAGAAGTTCCTGCAATCACCGCCGATAAATTACTGATTGCGGTCTTTGGCGGTTTTTTCTTGGGTTCTGGAATCGGCTTTGCGATCCGAGGCGGTGCGGTGATCGATGGCACCGAGGTGTTGGCCATTTCTGTGAGCAGAAAGTCCAGTCTCACGGTGGGTGATTTTATCACCGTATTCAACGTCTGCTTGTTTATTGTTGCTGCTATTTTTGTGGATTTAGAAACGGCCATGTACTCCATGCTCACCTATTTTTCAGCATCCAAAACAGTGGATTTCATCATCAACGGGGTAGAAGAATACTTAGGTGTAATGATCATGTCTCCACAAAATGAGGACATCAAGCAGATGATTTCTTACGACCTAGGCAGAGGTGTTACTGTACTGAAATCAGATGGTGGCTACGGGGACAAAGCCAATCAACTACCGGACCGAAAGGTGTTATTCTGCGTGATCACACGTCTGGAGGTGACCAAAATGCTGGTAGAAATCGAAAAAATAGACCCCAAAGCCTTCGTGATCCAATATCCTATCAAGGATACCAAAGGAGGCATGATTAAAAAGAGACCGTTGCATTGA
- the metG gene encoding methionine--tRNA ligase — MSHKNFKRYTITSALPYANGPLHIGHLAGCYIPSDIYVRYLRSQGKDVAYICGSDEHGVAITIKAKKEGKTPQEVVDHYHQIMKGSFQEFGISFDHYSRTSAPIHHETAQGFFKDLYEKGEFIEQSTEQYYDEEAGQFLADRYIEGTCPKCGNERAYGDQCEKCGSSLSPTELINPKSKLSGRTPVLKETKHWFLDLARYQSFLKKWVLEEHAEDWKNNVLGQCRSWLEAGDGLQARSMTRDLDWGIKVPLQDAEGKVLYVWFDAPIGYISSTKEWAAEKGIDWEPYWKDEDTKLVHFIGKDNIVFHCIIFPAILKTHGGYVLPDNVPANEFLNLEGEKISTSRNWAVWLHEYLQEFPGKQDVLRYVLTANAPETKDNDFTWKDFQARNNSELVAIYGNFVNRAVVLTHKYYQGTVPAPGELTGYDEEVIATLKDFPEKIASSIERYRFREALALVMDLARLGNKYLADTEPWKVVKTDEGRTATILNIALNIAANLAIVSEPFLPFTAGKLFELFGLEKPEWSQSGQSQLLKVGSTLGKMGLLFEKIEDSVVENQVQKLMDAKKENEAANAPVPVMKEIITYDDFAKLDMRVVTILQAEKMPKSKKLLKLKVDTGLGERTVLSGVAEHFEPEFLVGKQVTMLINLAPRKMMGIDSEGMILMAEDKDGKLKLMVPHEGTASGSTIS; from the coding sequence ATGAGTCATAAGAATTTTAAAAGATACACCATCACCTCAGCTTTACCCTATGCCAACGGCCCCTTGCATATTGGGCATTTGGCAGGCTGCTACATTCCATCAGATATTTATGTTCGATATTTGCGAAGCCAAGGCAAAGATGTGGCCTATATCTGCGGGTCTGATGAGCATGGAGTAGCCATTACCATCAAGGCAAAGAAGGAGGGGAAAACACCACAGGAAGTGGTGGACCATTACCATCAAATCATGAAAGGCAGCTTTCAGGAATTTGGAATCAGTTTCGATCATTATTCCAGAACTTCGGCTCCTATCCATCATGAAACTGCTCAGGGATTTTTTAAGGACCTCTACGAAAAAGGAGAGTTTATCGAGCAAAGCACCGAGCAGTATTATGATGAAGAAGCAGGGCAGTTTTTGGCCGACCGCTACATAGAGGGCACCTGTCCCAAATGTGGAAATGAGCGTGCCTATGGAGACCAATGCGAGAAATGTGGAAGTTCCCTGAGTCCAACTGAGCTGATCAATCCTAAGTCAAAACTAAGTGGGAGAACACCAGTTTTGAAAGAAACCAAGCATTGGTTTTTGGATCTGGCGAGGTACCAGAGTTTTCTGAAAAAATGGGTGCTGGAAGAGCATGCAGAGGATTGGAAAAACAATGTATTGGGCCAATGTAGGTCTTGGTTGGAAGCGGGAGACGGTTTGCAGGCAAGATCCATGACGCGTGATTTGGACTGGGGGATCAAAGTTCCGCTGCAAGACGCAGAAGGCAAAGTGCTCTATGTGTGGTTTGATGCGCCTATAGGATATATTTCTTCTACCAAAGAATGGGCAGCAGAAAAAGGAATAGATTGGGAGCCATACTGGAAAGATGAAGATACCAAGTTGGTGCATTTTATAGGAAAGGATAACATCGTTTTTCACTGCATTATCTTCCCGGCCATCTTGAAAACCCATGGTGGCTATGTGCTTCCTGATAACGTACCGGCGAATGAGTTTCTGAATCTAGAAGGAGAGAAGATCTCTACCTCTAGAAACTGGGCCGTTTGGCTTCATGAATATTTGCAGGAATTTCCGGGTAAGCAGGATGTGCTTCGCTACGTGCTGACAGCAAATGCTCCTGAGACTAAGGACAATGACTTCACCTGGAAGGATTTTCAGGCAAGGAATAATTCTGAGTTGGTAGCCATTTACGGTAATTTTGTGAACAGGGCCGTAGTTTTGACCCATAAATATTATCAAGGCACGGTGCCTGCCCCAGGAGAGCTGACCGGGTATGACGAGGAAGTGATAGCTACTTTGAAAGACTTCCCCGAAAAGATAGCCTCTTCCATTGAGCGATATAGGTTCCGTGAAGCGCTGGCTTTGGTGATGGATTTAGCTCGACTGGGCAATAAATACCTGGCAGACACAGAGCCTTGGAAAGTAGTCAAAACGGATGAGGGTAGAACAGCGACTATTCTGAATATCGCGCTTAATATTGCTGCAAATCTGGCGATAGTTTCCGAACCATTTTTGCCATTTACGGCTGGAAAGCTCTTCGAACTTTTTGGTTTGGAAAAGCCAGAATGGTCGCAGTCAGGCCAGTCCCAATTGTTGAAGGTAGGAAGTACGCTGGGCAAAATGGGGCTGCTTTTTGAAAAAATAGAAGACAGTGTAGTAGAAAATCAAGTACAAAAACTTATGGATGCCAAAAAGGAAAATGAAGCAGCAAATGCACCTGTACCGGTGATGAAAGAGATCATTACGTATGATGACTTTGCCAAACTGGATATGCGGGTAGTGACCATCCTCCAAGCGGAGAAAATGCCTAAATCAAAGAAATTGCTCAAGCTAAAGGTAGATACAGGATTGGGTGAACGCACAGTGCTCAGCGGTGTGGCAGAGCATTTTGAGCCGGAATTTTTGGTGGGTAAACAAGTGACTATGCTTATTAATTTGGCACCAAGGAAAATGATGGGAATTGATAGTGAAGGTATGATCCTGATGGCCGAAGACAAGGACGGTAAACTCAAGCTAATGGTGCCACATGAAGGGACGGCGAGTGGATCGACAATCTCATAA
- a CDS encoding TetR/AcrR family transcriptional regulator, with translation MTKKSQKESKILDVAYQLFLEKGYRQTTMDEIAQVLGMSKKTLYKYYPGKIELLSATFEVLKTKLTAKVEGILDNKYLPFPLKLKSTLTVMASHLAPINPELFEDLREYAPEVWEDLQSYINESAYIRFQQLITQGVSLGLMNPSTNINLVVMMYAAAVQSLLDPRFTGQFPEEMQKGLKIPASDIYDQVTTIIYNGILTDEAREEFANA, from the coding sequence ATGACCAAAAAATCCCAAAAAGAAAGCAAGATTCTGGATGTAGCCTATCAGCTTTTTCTGGAAAAAGGCTATCGTCAAACCACCATGGATGAGATTGCTCAGGTACTGGGGATGAGCAAAAAGACGCTTTATAAATATTATCCGGGTAAAATAGAGCTGCTCTCTGCTACTTTTGAAGTACTGAAAACCAAATTGACAGCCAAAGTGGAAGGGATTTTGGATAATAAATACCTGCCTTTTCCACTGAAACTCAAATCCACACTCACTGTCATGGCATCCCATCTGGCTCCGATCAACCCAGAGCTTTTTGAAGATTTAAGGGAATATGCCCCCGAGGTTTGGGAGGATTTGCAAAGCTACATCAACGAGTCAGCCTACATTCGCTTTCAGCAGCTAATCACCCAGGGAGTATCTTTGGGATTGATGAATCCAAGCACCAACATAAATCTGGTAGTGATGATGTATGCAGCTGCAGTTCAGTCTCTTTTGGATCCCAGGTTTACCGGCCAGTTTCCGGAGGAGATGCAAAAAGGCCTGAAAATTCCCGCTTCGGATATCTATGATCAGGTGACCACCATTATTTATAATGGGATTTTGACCGATGAAGCCCGAGAGGAATTTGCGAATGCGTAA
- the folE gene encoding GTP cyclohydrolase I FolE, with translation MKQKETLLNTMGINIARATAEDIGDEHVGTSLETPLREDAFEMDDELKIELIEKHFREIMHIMGLDLTDDSLKGTPHRVAKMYIKEVFSGLNPLNKPVAKLFDNKYKYNEMLVEKNITFFSHCEHHFVPIHGKAHVAYISNGSVIGLSKINRIVQYFSQRPQVQERLTMQIGNELVEALGTEDVAVIMDADHMCVSSRGVKDTTSSTLTSFYSGKFEQDEQTRNEFLKYISLER, from the coding sequence ATGAAACAGAAAGAAACTTTGTTGAATACGATGGGAATTAATATCGCCAGAGCTACAGCCGAAGATATAGGTGATGAGCATGTGGGTACCTCCCTTGAAACTCCCCTGAGAGAGGATGCATTTGAAATGGATGATGAGCTGAAGATCGAACTGATCGAAAAGCACTTCCGTGAAATTATGCACATCATGGGGCTGGATCTCACCGATGATAGTCTGAAGGGCACTCCGCATCGTGTTGCAAAGATGTATATAAAGGAAGTCTTTAGCGGTCTAAACCCGCTGAATAAGCCGGTAGCTAAGCTTTTTGACAATAAATACAAATACAATGAGATGCTGGTGGAGAAGAATATTACTTTCTTTTCACACTGCGAGCACCATTTTGTACCTATTCATGGCAAAGCTCATGTGGCCTACATTTCCAATGGTAGCGTGATAGGATTGTCTAAAATCAATAGAATAGTTCAGTATTTTTCGCAGCGACCTCAGGTGCAGGAACGCCTGACTATGCAGATCGGAAATGAGCTGGTGGAGGCTCTGGGCACTGAAGATGTGGCCGTGATCATGGATGCAGATCATATGTGTGTAAGCTCCAGAGGTGTCAAAGACACAACAAGTTCTACACTTACCTCGTTCTATTCAGGAAAGTTTGAACAAGATGAGCAGACTCGCAATGAGTTTTTGAAGTATATCAGCTTAGAGAGATAA
- a CDS encoding 6-pyruvoyl trahydropterin synthase family protein, protein MKVSVYRKEHFNAAHRLHNPDWSDEQNQAVFGKCNNPHFHGHNYELVVKLRGEIDPRTGYVYDMKVLSDLIKEHVLRKLDHKNLNLDTDEFKELNPTAENIAVVVWNILREKIDRKFELTIRLYETERNFVEYDGN, encoded by the coding sequence ATGAAAGTATCAGTTTACAGAAAAGAGCATTTCAATGCGGCACACAGATTACACAACCCTGACTGGTCAGACGAGCAAAACCAAGCTGTTTTCGGGAAGTGCAATAATCCTCATTTTCATGGACACAATTATGAATTGGTCGTAAAACTAAGGGGGGAGATAGACCCTCGGACGGGGTATGTATATGATATGAAAGTGCTCAGTGATTTGATCAAGGAGCATGTATTGAGAAAATTAGATCACAAAAATTTGAACCTGGATACCGATGAATTCAAAGAACTTAACCCTACCGCTGAAAACATTGCAGTGGTTGTTTGGAATATTTTAAGGGAAAAAATTGATCGAAAATTCGAGTTAACGATTCGACTTTATGAAACAGAAAGAAACTTTGTTGAATACGATGGGAATTAA
- a CDS encoding murein L,D-transpeptidase catalytic domain family protein: MLYQTLAITFLLFIGSFPQPNIKAEKPAIITSIDPISTIYNGLQSSTGVLPSKEVFTLAFQGWTKMKEDLKSKVLTVIDFSLPSTAKRMWIIDPEKGEILLNSVVSHGRNSGELMAISFSNQPESYKSSLGFYKTAETYSGKHGYSLRLDGLEKGFNDQARNRAIVIHGADYAREEFAKSVGRLGRSLGCPALPSELSDQAIDLIKEGSLLFIYGQDENYLNKSSLIQA, translated from the coding sequence ATGCTTTACCAAACCCTTGCGATTACCTTCCTCCTTTTCATAGGAAGTTTCCCACAGCCAAATATCAAAGCAGAAAAACCTGCCATTATCACCTCCATAGACCCCATCAGCACCATTTATAACGGCCTGCAAAGCAGCACAGGGGTGTTACCTTCTAAAGAGGTGTTTACCCTAGCCTTTCAAGGCTGGACCAAAATGAAAGAAGATCTGAAATCAAAAGTATTGACGGTCATAGATTTCAGCCTGCCTTCTACGGCTAAAAGAATGTGGATCATAGACCCAGAAAAGGGTGAAATCCTATTGAACTCCGTGGTATCTCATGGCAGAAATTCCGGAGAATTGATGGCAATATCTTTTTCCAACCAACCTGAATCTTACAAAAGCAGTCTGGGATTCTATAAAACTGCAGAAACCTACTCCGGAAAACATGGGTACTCTCTGCGACTGGATGGTTTGGAAAAAGGCTTCAACGACCAGGCCAGAAATCGAGCGATTGTCATTCACGGGGCGGATTACGCCCGGGAAGAATTCGCAAAATCCGTGGGAAGACTAGGAAGAAGCCTAGGCTGTCCAGCTCTTCCAAGCGAGCTTTCTGACCAAGCCATAGATTTAATCAAGGAGGGGTCTTTACTTTTTATCTATGGACAAGACGAAAATT